A single window of Anopheles moucheti chromosome 2, idAnoMoucSN_F20_07, whole genome shotgun sequence DNA harbors:
- the LOC128297586 gene encoding mediator of RNA polymerase II transcription subunit 21, producing MADRLTQLQDTVNQQAEHFCNSIGILQQCSIPSKFAGFERTGSQTPQQQVQQQQEDYPQLFSTLISRCAKDIDTLIESLPSEESSIELQVQSLQRLEAENKESAEKLEEIVRKGELLLEKIQAALSDIAQSQLDMQYSS from the exons ATGGCTGACCGACTAACTCAGCTACAGGACACGGTGAATCAA CAAGCGGAACACTTCTGTAACAGTATCGGTATCCTACAGCAGTGCTCGATTCCGAGCAAGTTTGCCGGTTTTGAGCGTACCGGATCCCAAACGCCTCAACAACaagtgcagcagcaacaggaagACTACCCGCAGCTATTCTCCACCCTGATCTCCCGATGCGCGAAAGACATCGACACCCTTATCGAATCTCTGCCCAGCGAGGAAAGTTCGATCGAGCTGCAGGTCCAATCACTTCAGCGACTCGAAGCCGAAAACAAAGAATCGGCCGAAAAGCTGGAAGAAATCGTACGGAAGGGCGAGTTGTTGCTGGAGAAAATTCAAGCCGCGCTCAGTGATATAGCCCAGTCCCAACTGGACATGCAGTATTCGTCATGA
- the LOC128308118 gene encoding cytochrome b-c1 complex subunit 6, mitochondrial yields MAARKWFSSFFPTVKAQEEEDIVDPQTVLREKCAKHGHNTQLWEKYQACNDRVGSRSQTAETCVEELFDYLHELDHCVSKTLFSKLK; encoded by the exons ATGGCTGCTAGGAAATGGTTCTCATCCTTTTTCCCAACGGTAAAGGCCCAGGAAGAGGAAGACATTGTTGATCCACAGACGGTGTTGCGG gAAAAGTGCGCTAAACATGGACACAATACTCAATTGTGGGAAAAATACCAGGCATGCAATGATCGTGTCGGTAGCCGTTCCCAAACGGCAGAGACCTGCGTCGAAGAGCTGTTCGATTACTTGCACGAATTGGATCACTGCGTTTCAAAGACCCTGTTTTCGAAGTTGAAGTGA
- the LOC128297379 gene encoding histone-lysine N-methyltransferase SETD1, which produces MNGTVENNTMANTPPVPGASAAGNMLAQQKAARNFKLLVDPFLHRGTQKIYRYDGVVPGDPSHPPVIPRDPRNPLARIRSRVEPLDIPVPRFKIDQHYVGEPPAIEITITNLNDNIDKPFLSDMLAKCGTFTELYIYYHPVSNKHLGLARIVFEQVRSALMCVDKLNGTSVMGKVLNVFKDPFGEHCKRLLEEKTSEKKPPLPQPPLPPLPPASSNHHSLPNPSASDPLGLKAALNSRPPYRKAPPEPDHVPESWEKKGVSSLGEDTELWDADDFSGSAGNSQDSNYYSKEKSTSRSQYGGEWDDDGRSRDAKYYDDKDRKHHHHHHKSDRVRDRDREREKDRDRDRYRDRDRERERERDRDRDRDRDRTRDRHRDRDRTRERDRDRTRDREYRDREWDPKKRSKSYRDSWYGEADGYPTGSRYEAGYDYYSSSYPGTSEYGMYGYPASESSYGTSSVSAKWAPPQPPLPPPPPPPEENWDSTSKPPAPPPPPVSKNSTGSSGSSASKTIMDDGEMWDIEAVPSATGSKPVPPLPSASPTPPPEPKTSKVPGANDEDSGSTLDLDTRIALLFKEKTFGGSFLQLSDDEDDDRKPEISGVAAQETAIVDTSHLKEEPMDTEDVPITRRPPSPPPPVESAQPPPPMLPPDEDSNELKIPKREPKIECLKEEGASDISSSDDEILANDDDIPDVSPQDEKKRLATEKPPLPGSDDSKLGLKSAAPPLPSEPAPAVPPPPEPTEGGSFSFLYPTNSYYNYAAQQPSSAGSVYYHGYPTGFPGAPLFNTYGMPASTGMYYSSGKQPGSHGPDDGHNAFIDAGVATNLKDRARGSKRNRYEVAIDSVVERVVAELKQILKKDFNKKMIENTAFKKYEAWWDEEERKNKGDNKRTLLHGAEMSSLSSTGGLGGAGTAALKIEKPPDINHLLSQTYDNLDSNGGSFVGLGLRATIPKMPSFRRIRKQPSPVPQDEDSRKSDQDDMVRGSDSEKETSSGTTAGPSTTTAGSSSSGKGGDAGESSPSTETGGRSRGTADGSEIAGPSRSAEKRMPSVSSFTSSSEEEDSSATDSDDSLESGSLSDVDTTVTAAGYGAKRARERRDRENRIYSDSDSDTVDTHPTKQRAGNSFGSRRLKDGGKVVGKIYSDSDSDDVSVPLRKEVLPAVSTERRRSHSRSRSPQYSGLPGVKSSAQKAKPSAARPPVDSSLLPKLSLQELHEDLSPSSGDEMLLMEDDEQPPRTPGRESPTKAKNVTNNSGTIDNNDSNQHNHQKSSSFGMLDRIYSDSDEEREYQEKRRRKAECLQQIDKECAEELERMAKEKVARKPATEKDKGMVPVPKSLALLDHKKSTMLSFTSGKPSSLEEPLTPNLSQPPPTPGAGLSELRKNPLSSLFASSDSNGGSGGIADTDSSTREDHPKSEQASPSTSAKKRKSGGKGTLAGKSPKGTSRKGSIKEDLNGSEHANTLPSSSGPTVPGDLVRSDDFFMAGSDENVRRAAKASPASSDGGSSQASQVALDHCYSLPPSASPSSSSPQQQSDSSTANTQTNKYAPTSKNVLAHDHGYTHNNDGVQPAASNLATLPMVSDASSNVIVKTDPSVAPNAGPNPDGSDTIVMKPPVQTKPRIDRKRPDRQSLSFTEFDPTAEGIQLERFVPVPKYRPRELANEMGLLFDFLTRGIDTEDIRYIRQSYELLLMDDASSYWLNATHWVDHCGTDRSFEPALLVPPPTKRRKKDKAGGSGSSLADIKLHRTGSARTEGYYKIDPREKAKYKYHHLKGTAAANHLSNLELAKAVTKMQGISREARSNQRRLLNAFGASTESELLKFNQLKFRKKQLKFAKSAIHDWGLFAMEPIAADEMVIEYVGQMVRPSVADLRETKYEAIGIGSSYLFRIDMETIIDATKCGNLARFINHSCNPNCYAKVITIESEKKIVIYSKQPIGVNEEITYDYKFPLEDEKIPCLCGAPGCRGTLN; this is translated from the exons ATGAACGGAACGGTAGAAAATAATACCATGGCAAATACTCCGCCCGTGCCTGGTGCATCGGCTGCAGGCAACATGTTGGCACAGCAAAAAGCAGCTCGCAACTTTAAGCTGCTGGTTGATCCATTCCTGCACAGGGGCACTCAAAAGATTTATCGCTACGATGGTGTTGTGCCGGGAGACCCTTCCCATCCGCCGGTTATTCCTCGCGATCCACGGAACCCATTAGCCCGTATTCGATCCCGTGTAGAACCGCTGGACATTCCTGTTCCGAG GTTTAAAATTGATCAGCACTACGTCGGAGAACCACCAGCAATAGAAATCACCATAACGAATCTGAACGACAACATCGATAAGCCATTTCTATCGGACATGCTGGCGAAATGCGGAACGTTTACCGAGCTGTACATTTATTATCATCCCGTATCGAACAAACACCTCGGCCTGGCGCGTATCGTGTTCGAGCAGGTTCGTTCGGCGTTAATGTGTGTGGACAAGTTAAACGGCACATCCGTAATGGGCAAAGTGTTGAACGTATTCAAAGACCCATTCGGAGAGCATTGCAAGCGTTTGCTGGAGGAAAAAACCTCCGAAAAGAAACCACCACTGCCGCAGCCTCCTCTTCCACCATTACCTCCTGCTAGTTCCAATCACCATTCCCTCCCCAACCCGTCAGCGAGTGATCCCCTTGGGCTGAAAGCGGCGCTAAATTCGAGGCCACCCTACCGCAAAGCCCCGCCCGAACCGGACCATGTGCCCGAATCATGGGAAAAGAAGGGCGTTTCTTCCCTTGGGGAAGATACGGAACTTTGGGATGCCGACGATTTTTCTGGCAGCGCGGGCAATAGTCAGGATTCGAATTACTATAGCAAGGAGAAAAGCACTAGCCGTAGCCAATATGGTGGCGAATGGGATGACGATGGACGCAGCCGGGATGCGAAATACTACGACGATAAGGATCGTaaacatcaccatcatcatcacaagAGTGATCGTGTACGAGATCGGGATCGCGAACGGGAAAAggatcgtgatcgtgatcgaTATCGGGATCGGGATCGTGAACGGGAACGCGAACGCGATCGAGATAGGGATCGTGATCGGGATCGTACACGCGACAGACATCGGGATCGTGACAGAACTCGAGAACGAGATCGGGATCGTACGCGTGATCGTGAATATCGTGACCGTGAGTGGGATCCAAAAAAGAGAAGCAAAAGCTATCGTGATTCGTGGTACGGTGAAGCAGACGGCTATCCCACAGGCAGTCGGTACGAGGCCGGATACGATTACTATTCTTCCTCGTACCCGGGAACCTCAGAGTACGGTATGTACGGTTACCCGGCGTCCGAAAGCAGCTACGGTACGTCTTCAGTTTCTGCAAAGTGGGCTCCACCGCAGCCACCGCTTCCGCCACCGCCTCCACCGCCAGAAGAAAATTGGGACAGTACTTCGAAACCGCCcgcaccgccaccgccaccggtaAGCAAAAACAGTACCGGTAGCAGCGGTAGTTCTGCTAGCAAAACGATCATGGACGATGGCGAAATGTGGGACATTGAAGCCGTTCCGTCGGCCACCGGGTCTAAGCCAGTGCCACCGCTTCCATCAGCGTCACCTACACCACCACCGGAACCTAAAACATCAAAAGTACCGGGTGCAAATGACGAAGACAGTGGGAGCACACTCGATTTGGACACACGGATAGCACTGCTGTTCAAAGAGAAAACTTTTGGTGGAAGCTTTTTGCAATTAAGTGACGATGAGGACGATGATCGCAAACCCGAGATTAGCGGTGTTGCTGCACAGGAAACCGCAATCGTTGACACTAGTCACTTGAAGGAAGAACCCATGGATACTGAGGATGTGCCGATTACCCGTCGCCCACCAAGTCCTCCCCCACCCGTTGAATCTGCGCAACCTCCTCCGCCAATGCTTCCACCAGATGAGGATTCGAATGAGCTCAAGATTCCGAAACGGGAACCGAAAATCGAATGCCTGAAAGAGGAAGGCGCAAGCGATATTTCTTCGAGCGACGACGAGATCCTggcaaatgatgatgatattcCTGACGTTTCGCCACAGGATGAAAAGAAGCGGCTAGCGACGGAGAAACCTCCGTTGCCGGGATCGGATGATTCAAAGCTCGGTTTGAAATCAGCGGCACCTCCACTTCCCAGTGAGCCTGCTCCGGCAGTTCCTCCGCCTCCGGAACCGACCGAAGGGGgcagtttttcctttctgtaTCCAACCAACAGTTACTATAACTATGCCGCACAGCAGCCCTCATCTGCCGGTTCTGTCTACTACCATGGCTATCCCACTGGGTTCCCCGGGGCACCTTTATTTAACACGTACGGCATGCCAGCATCTACCGGGATGTACTATTCGTCGGGCAAGCAACCAGGTTCTCATGGGCCCGACGATGGGCATAATGCTTTTATCGATGCTGGTGTAGCCACGAACCTGAAGGATCGAGCGCGCGGTAGTAAACGAAACCGGTATGAGGTGGCAATCGATTCCGTTGTGGAACGCGTAGTGGCAGAGCTGAAGCAGATCCTAAAGAAagatttcaacaaaaaaatgattgaaaacACCGCGTTCAAGAAGTACGAAGCGTGGTGGGATGAAGAGGAGCGTAAAAACAAGGGCGACAACAAAAGGACGTTGCTGCACGGAGCTGAAATGTCCAGTTTATCGAGTACCGGCGGACTTGGTGGCGCTGGTACGGCAGCGTTGAAAATAGAGAAACCGCCCGACATTAACCATTTGCTGAGCCAAACGTACGACAACCTGGACAGCAATGGGGGTAGTTTTGTGGGTCTTGGATTGCGCGCTACCATACCCAAAATGCCCAGCTTCAGGCGTATTCGCAAACAGCCGAGCCCTGTGCCCCAGGACGAAGATTCGCGCAAGAGCGATCAGGACGATATGGTGCGAGGATCGGATTCGGAGAAAGAAACATCGAGCGGAACTACAGCAGGGCCGTCCACCACTACCGCAGGCTCATCATCCTCCGGTAAGGGAGGCGATGCTGGCGAATCTTCACCATCCACTGAGACCGGTGGCCGGTCGCGAGGAACAGCAGATGGCAGTGAAATAGCGGGTCCTTCCCGCTCGGCGGAGAAGCGAATGCCTAGCGTGTCATCATTTACCTCCAGCAGCGAAGAAGAGGACTCCAGTGCGACCGATTCGGACGATAGTCTTGAATCGGGTTCACTGTCGGACGTGGACACGACGGTCACCGCCGCCGGATACGGTGCGAAGCGGGCACGTGAACGGCGTGACAGGGAAAATCGTATCTATTCCGACTCCGACAGCGACACCGTCGATACGCATCCGACTAAACAGCGTGCCGGAAACAGTTTTGGCTCGAGACGGTTGAAGGATGGTGGAAAGGTGGTGGGCAAAATATACTCCGATTCGGATTCGGACGATGTGAGTGTGCCATTGCGCAAGGAGGTGCTTCCGGCAGTATCCACCGAGCGAAGGCGCAGTCACAGCCGCAGTCGCAGCCCACAGTACAGTGGGCTTCCGGGCGTAAAATCATCGGCACAAAAAGCTAAACCATCCGCTGCAAGACCACCCGTCGATTCTTCGCTACTGCCAAAGCTTTCGTTGCAGGAACTGCACGAAGATTTATCGCCTAGTTCTGGCGATGAGATGTTGCTGATGGAGGATGACGAGCAGCCGCCGCGTACACCGGGCCGTGAATCTCCAACCAAAGCGAAAAATGTCACGAACAATAGTGGCACAATCGacaacaacgacagcaatCAGCACAACCACCAAAAATCGTCTTCGTTCGGTATGCTGGATCGGATCTACAGTGATTCGGATGAGGAGCGCGAGTATCAGGAAAAGAGACGCCGTAAGGCGGAATGTCTACAGCAGATTGATAAGGAGTGTGCGGAAGAGCTGGAGCGGATGGCTAAGGAAAAGGTTGCCCGGAAACCGGCGACCGAAAAGGATAAAGGAATGGTGCCGGTTCCAAAATCGTTGGCATTGCTGGATCATAAGAAATCGACCATGTTGTCGTTTACAAGCGGTAAACCGTCTAGTCTGGAGGAACCGTTAACACCGAATCTTTCGCAACCGCCTCCCACACCAGGTGCGGGTCTGAGCGAACTGCGAAAGAATCCGCTGAGTTCACTATTTGCCAGCAGTGATAGTAATGGTGGTAGTGGCGGTATTGCGGATACTGACTCCTCAACCCGTGAAGATCATCCGAAAAGCGAGCAAGCGTCACCATCGACTAGTGCGAAGAAGAGAAAGAGTGGTGGTAAAGGAACGCTCGCCGGTAAATCACCCAAAGGCACCTCCCGCAAAGGATCTATCAAGGAAGATCTTAATGGTTCGGAGCACGCTAATACTCTACCATCGTCGAGCGGGCCGACGGTACCGGGCGATTTGGTACGTTCGGATGACTTCTTTATGGCGGGCAGCGATGAGAACGTTCGACGAGCGGCCAAAGCGTCGCCGGCCTCATCGGACGGTGGTTCCAGCCAGGCCAGTCAGGTCGCACTCGATCATTGCTACTCGTTACCTCCGTCCGCGTCACCATCCTCATCCTCACCGCAGCAACAGTCCGATTCCTCGACGGCCAacacacagacaaacaaaTATGCACCTACGTCCAAAAACGTGCTTGCCCACGACCATGGCTATACGCACAATAACGATGGCGTACAGCCAGCTGCAAGTAATCTTGCTACGCTGCCGATGGTTTCCGATGCGTCGAGTAATGTCATCGTTAAAACCGATCCTTCGGTTGCTCCGAACGCTGGTCCGAATCCGGATGGCAGTGATACCATTGTGATGAAACCACCGGTCCAAACCAAGCCAAGGATTGATCGTAAGCGACCGGATAGGCAATCGCTATCCTTCACCGAATTCGATCCGACAGCGGAGGGCATCCAGCTGGAACGGTTTGTCCCGGTGCCGAAATATCGACCGCGCGAGCTGGCCAACGAAATGGGTCTGCTGTTCGATTTCCTTACGCGAGGCATCGACACCGAAGACATTCGGTACATTCGGCAGAGCTACGAGCTGTTGCTGATGGACGATGCAAGCAGTTACTGGTTGAACGCGACGCACTGGGTTGACCACTGTGGCACGGATCGTAGTTTCGAGCCGGCACTGCTGGTGCCACCGCCGACGAAGCGGCGCAAGAAGGATAAGGCGGGTGGCAGCGGTAGCTCGCTTGCCGACATTAAGCTACACCGGACGGGCAGTGCCAGGACGGAAGGATACTACAAGATTGATCCGCGTGAAAAGGCAAAGTACAAGTACCATCACCTCAAAGGTACGGCCGCGGCGAACCACTTGAGCAACCTGGAACTGGCGAAGGCGGTCACGAAGATGCAAGGCATATCGCGGGAGGCTCGTTCGAATCAGCGCCGGTTATTGAACGCGTTCGGGGCAAGTACGGAGTCGGAGTTGCTGAAGTTCAATCAGCTCAAGTTCCGCAAGAAGCAGCTCAAGTTTGCCAAATCGGCCATTCACGACTGGGGACTGTTTGCGATGGAACCGATCGCGGCCGACGAGATGGTGATCGAGTACGTCGGGCAGATGGTGCGCCCCTCGGTGGCCGATCTTCGCGAAACTAAGTACGAAGCGATCGGTATCGGCAGTTCGTACCTGTTCCGGATCGACATGGAAACGATCATCGATGCGACCAAATGCGGAAATTTGGCGCGATTTATTAACCATAGTTGCAAC CCAAATTGCTACGCAAAAGTGATTACGATTGAGTCGGAAAAGAAGATAGTGATCTACTCAAAGCAACCGATCGGGGTCAATGAGGAAATTACGTACGATTACAAGTTCCCGCTGGAGGACGAAAAGATCCCATGCTTGTGCGGTGCACCCGGTTGCCGTGGTACTCTCAACTAA